The genomic region CAAGCGGTCAGAAAATGAGAGAATCTCGCGCAAGTGTGAGTATTGAGCTTTTATGTAGCATTGTGATTTTTGGCGTGATTGGCATTGCGTGTGTGAGTGCAAGCCTGCAATTTAGTAAGCAATTTTTCAGTCTTTCCCCCACGCGCGCGCTAGATTCCCACATTGCGCTTTTAAAAATGCAAAATCTTCTTTCAGATTCCATAAACCTCACACTTTCCCCCACAAGCGCGACATTTTATCTTATCGACAGACAAAAACTCTTTGGTTTTGGGGATAAAAACTTTGCAAATCCAAGATTTAGCACGCAAGATAGCCAATTGCTTTTACCAAAAGTCCCGCTTGAAATCCTTTCTATCCAAGATAAAACCCTGCATCTCGCCTCGCATTTGCAAACACAAAGCTTTGTCGTGGGTGAAAATCTAGCACTTCTTTGTCCGCAACAAAACGCGCAAGGACAGGTTGTTATGGGGGCACATCTTGCTAAGATTACAAATGCTTCACAAGATAAACTCGCGCTAGATTCTGCCCCTCCGCAAGCCTGCAGGGCACTTTTGCCCTTAGAGCAAGAAATTATGCGCTTGCAGTATGCGGATAATAAACTCTTTTTTAATAATGAGCTTTTGTTGGATTCTGTGCGAAGTTTTGCTTTGCAACAAGTCTTTTTGCAGGATTTGAGTGAGTTTATTGTTATTAATTTTTGTAGAGATTCTATGTGTTTTGAAGGCGGGGCGTTTGTGAATGCAAATGCGCTTGTTGTGGAGATTTTATGAAAGGATTTTACAGAATCTTTTCAAAAGCCAATTTTGCAAAAACGTCACAAACACGCGCTTTTAGCACACTTTATAGTGTATTTTTGTTTATTTTTATTACACTTACTTTAAGCTATCTTTTTGCCTTTTCACCAATCGCACCAAAATCTCATATTCACGCAAAAACTCAACTTGAACTCTACGCAAAAAGTATGCAAAATCTCGCTATAAAATGCCTACAAACACTAGGACTAAATGAATGCAGACTTTTAGAAGTGCAATTTGAAAAGGGCTATTTTTTCACCGCGCGCGTTAGTCCTTTGGAGGATTCTCTTTATATGCTTGATATTAGTGGCTTTTTAAAAAATCCTGTGAGCACAAACACCCAGCGTATCACCAAGCGCCAGATTCTATTGAAAAAATAGGCTCTTAATGTTTTCTTAGGAAAAATATCTTATAATGCGCGCTTACTTAAACACAAGGAGTTGGAATGTTTCACGAATATAGAGATGAGGTAACCGCACTGAAAACACAAAACGCGCATTTTGCGAAAGTTTTTGAAAAGCATAATGAGCTAGATGATAGAATCAGGCGCATTGAAGATGGCGAGGAATTGCTTCCTGATATGGAATTAGAAGTGTTGAAAAAACAAAAGCTTTTGCTTAAAGATGAAGCGTATGCGATGATTTTAGAATATCGTAAAGCACACAAGGGTTAAAACCTATGCAAATAGATTCTAAGCTTTTAGAAAAGCTTGAGCGCCTAAGTATGCTTGAGCTAAGCGCGGAAAAAAAGGAGCAAATCGCCACAGAGCTAAGTGAGATTCTAGGCTTTGTGGAAAATTTGGAAACACTCAATATCCAAATGCCTAAAGATTCTCAAAAAGAAGCACTCAAAACACCAATGCGTGAAGATGTGCCAACAGATAGCAATATCGCTAAAGATGTCTTAGCGCACGCGCCACAGAGCGAAGAAGGCTTTTTTATTGTGCCAAAAATCATCGAATAGCACATTAGATTCCATCAAGCTACCAAATGAATGGAAGGAGCTTTTAGGCGATTTTTTGCAAAGTTCTTCTTTTGCTTCCATCATGGTAGAATACTTGCGCGCGTATAAATCTGGCAAGATTCTCTATCCCCCTGCAAAATTACTTTTCAAGGCTTTTTATCTTACGCTTCCACAAAATGTGCGTGTTGTCATTTTGGGACAAGATCCCTACCACGGCGCGCTTAGGGTGGTGGATTCTAATGGAGTGGAAAGTCTTATCCCTCAAGCTATGGGATTAAGCTTTTCTGTGCCAAGACCACTTCCCCCGCCACCTTCACTTAAAAATATTTACAAAGAACTTGCGCGCACGACTTCTTTTGTCCCGCCAAATCACGGCGATTTGAGCGCGTGGGGCGAAAGAGGCGTGTTGCTTTTAAATGCAATTTTGAGTGTGGAGGCAAATAAGCCAGCTTCACACAAAGACTTTGGCTGGGAAAATTTCAGTGATTGCGTGATAAGCGCGCTTTCTAGCCATTTTAAAGGTATTGTTTTTATGCTTTGGGGCGCGTATGCAAAGAAAAAGGCGCATTTAATCGATTCTAAAAAACACTGCATTCTTACCACACCACACCCAAGTCCGCTAGCGCAAGGATTTGTAGGTAGTGGCGTTTTTGAAAAAGCACAAGCCTATTTTATTGCGCATGGACAAAGCCCTATTGATTGGAGTTTATAAGGAATTGAAAGCTTGTTTTTTACTTATGTTTTGTGCGTCTTTTTATGCGGGCGCGCTCGATTTTAACGCTATTTATGCGTATGTGGCGTATAAAAGCGGACATTATGAAAATGCGCTTAAAATCTATGATGATATTTATGCGCATTCAAAGACTTGCGAAAACGCCTACAATCTCGCAAATACGCATTATAAATTGCATTCCTTTGCAAGCGCACTAAAATTCTACAAACAAGCGCTTGAGTTGCATTGTGCTGGGGAAAATACACTGTATTTTCATAAACCAAATAATACCGAGTATGCGCGAGGCGATACATCTAAAGGAATAGAATCTCAAACCACCAACAGCGTTGCAGAATCTGCAAATCTCAATAACCAAAAAACATCGAGTATAAGCGCGAGCGCAAGCGAGGCGGAGCCAAGCGGAATTCACTTCCGCTTCGGCGATACATCTAAAGGGATAGAATCTAGGCTCACGCGCGCAAAAATTTGGCATAATCTTGGCAATACGCTTTTTATGCTGGAACGTTTAGATGAAAGCAAGATTGCCTACGCAAATGCCCTTAGCTTTTATCAAACTCCCCAAAGCGCGCAAAATATCACCTATGTCGATGAAATGCTTGCTAAAAAGCAATCTCAAGCAAAAATTTTTAAAAGAGACTTTCAGCATTTACAAACACCAGATTCTCACGCTGCAAAGTTTTTCGTGCCAAATTTAGAAAAATTACACCAAATGCCACAGCAAGATTCCAAAAAAAATACACTAGATGCGTGGTAGCTTTTAAATGCGCAAAAGACTGATATTAGCGCTTTTGTGTAATAATATAAAAAAATAAGGGGAAAATATGGGACAAACAAAAATCGTCGCAGCTAATTTTAAATGCAATCTCACGCGCGCGCAGACAAAAAGCTATATTGAAAATCTAGATTCTGCTTTGGCTAGGGATTTCAGGGCAGAATCCGCACGTGTCGCGGTATTCCCCAATCAAAGCGCTTTGCTTGAAAATAAATTTAGCACTCTCACAATCGGCGCGCAAAATGCCACAAACGCGCAAAATGGTGCATTTACGGGTGAAATCGGCTTGGAGCAATTGGCGGAATTTGGTATTAACACCATTCTTATCGGGCATAGCGAGCGCAGAACTCTTTTTTATGAAAATCAAAAAAATGTGGCGCAAAAGTTTGCATTTTTCAAAGAAAGAAACTTTACTATTTTCTACTGCATTGGCGAAAGTTTGGAAGTGCGCCAAAGTGGGAAAGTTGCGGAATTTTTGCAAAGCCAGTTTGAAGGCATCGATGTGAAGCATAAAAATCTTATTATTGCGTATGAGCCTATTTGGGCGATAGGCACGGGCGTGAGCGCAAGTCTCAAAGAGATACAAGACACGCATAAAATCCTGCGTAGCTTTTCAAGCGCTCCATTGCTCTATGGTGGCAGTGTGAATGAAAAAAATGCAAAAGATATTTTGTCTTTACCAAATGTCGATGGTGTGCTGGTAGGAAGTGCGAGCTTAGAGAAAGAAAAGTTTTTGCAAATTATAGATTCTGCTTTTTAAGAATCTAGACTAGATTCTTAAAAGGGTTGATTAAAGCAGAGTTGTGCGCGGGCTAAGCGCAGTGATTAAGCCTTAAATTTTTGCCTGTGTGTGGATTTCTCTAAAGGTCTCAAAGACATCACCCACTTTTATATCATTGAAATTTTCTAACATAATACCACATTCATAGCCCTTGCTAACTTCTTTTGCGTCATCTTTAAAGCGCTTAAGTGAGGTGATTTGCCCCGTATGCACGACCACGCCATCGCGGATAAGGCGCACTTTGATTCCACGTTGTATTGTGCCTTCAACCACCATACAACCCGCCACAACACCAACTTTTGGAATGTTGAAGGTTTCGCGCACTTGTGCTTGCCCAGTGTTTTCCTCTTGAATCACCGGCGACATAAGCCCGCTTAAAAGCCCTTTTATCTCATCAAGCAACGCATAAATGACTGAATAAGTCTTAATCTCCACGCCAAGCTCTTTTGCCTTAGCTTTCACACTTCCGGTTGGGCGGATATTAAAGCCCAAAATAAGGCAGTTTTGCTTA from Helicobacter himalayensis harbors:
- the ung gene encoding uracil-DNA glycosylase, translated to MCQKSSNSTLDSIKLPNEWKELLGDFLQSSSFASIMVEYLRAYKSGKILYPPAKLLFKAFYLTLPQNVRVVILGQDPYHGALRVVDSNGVESLIPQAMGLSFSVPRPLPPPPSLKNIYKELARTTSFVPPNHGDLSAWGERGVLLLNAILSVEANKPASHKDFGWENFSDCVISALSSHFKGIVFMLWGAYAKKKAHLIDSKKHCILTTPHPSPLAQGFVGSGVFEKAQAYFIAHGQSPIDWSL
- a CDS encoding triose-phosphate isomerase; this encodes MGQTKIVAANFKCNLTRAQTKSYIENLDSALARDFRAESARVAVFPNQSALLENKFSTLTIGAQNATNAQNGAFTGEIGLEQLAEFGINTILIGHSERRTLFYENQKNVAQKFAFFKERNFTIFYCIGESLEVRQSGKVAEFLQSQFEGIDVKHKNLIIAYEPIWAIGTGVSASLKEIQDTHKILRSFSSAPLLYGGSVNEKNAKDILSLPNVDGVLVGSASLEKEKFLQIIDSAF
- a CDS encoding tetratricopeptide repeat protein, with product MKACFLLMFCASFYAGALDFNAIYAYVAYKSGHYENALKIYDDIYAHSKTCENAYNLANTHYKLHSFASALKFYKQALELHCAGENTLYFHKPNNTEYARGDTSKGIESQTTNSVAESANLNNQKTSSISASASEAEPSGIHFRFGDTSKGIESRLTRAKIWHNLGNTLFMLERLDESKIAYANALSFYQTPQSAQNITYVDEMLAKKQSQAKIFKRDFQHLQTPDSHAAKFFVPNLEKLHQMPQQDSKKNTLDAW
- a CDS encoding YdcH family protein; this translates as MFHEYRDEVTALKTQNAHFAKVFEKHNELDDRIRRIEDGEELLPDMELEVLKKQKLLLKDEAYAMILEYRKAHKG
- the gatC gene encoding Asp-tRNA(Asn)/Glu-tRNA(Gln) amidotransferase subunit GatC, whose translation is MQIDSKLLEKLERLSMLELSAEKKEQIATELSEILGFVENLETLNIQMPKDSQKEALKTPMREDVPTDSNIAKDVLAHAPQSEEGFFIVPKIIE